A single region of the Desulfomonile tiedjei genome encodes:
- a CDS encoding response regulator: MMPHRIMIVEDERIVALNMEVGLSDLGYEVVSVESSGENAIASARETSPDLILMDIMLDGELDGIDAAKAIKSHSDIPIVYLTAYSDERLLSRAMESVPAGYLVKPVSARSVHASIQTALSFTEVMNCLKQSKPPNSGVVELETRSVGPFRPAIVYDLKNALERALMECSLNIDFDGRTLREVTEQVTRSMCLGALQRCKGNKREAAKLLGISRDSLYRYLKEFGILPDSQA, translated from the coding sequence ATGATGCCACATCGGATCATGATTGTGGAGGATGAGAGGATTGTGGCCCTGAATATGGAGGTCGGGCTGAGTGATCTGGGCTACGAGGTGGTTTCGGTGGAATCGAGCGGGGAGAATGCCATTGCCAGTGCCCGCGAAACATCCCCTGACCTCATCCTAATGGATATCATGTTGGATGGGGAACTCGACGGGATTGATGCGGCAAAAGCGATTAAGTCCCATTCCGACATTCCGATCGTATACCTGACCGCGTATTCCGATGAGAGACTCCTCTCAAGGGCAATGGAGTCCGTACCGGCCGGATATTTAGTAAAGCCCGTGAGCGCAAGATCGGTGCATGCTTCCATACAAACCGCTCTTTCCTTTACGGAGGTCATGAATTGCCTGAAGCAGAGTAAACCTCCAAATAGCGGTGTCGTAGAACTCGAAACTCGGTCGGTCGGTCCTTTCCGGCCGGCAATTGTATATGACCTTAAGAACGCTTTGGAAAGAGCCTTGATGGAGTGTTCGCTGAACATTGACTTTGATGGCCGAACCTTGCGAGAGGTCACCGAGCAAGTCACTCGCTCGATGTGTTTGGGCGCTCTTCAGCGGTGCAAGGGTAACAAGAGGGAGGCAGCCAAACTTCTGGGGATTTCTCGTGACTCTTTGTATCGCTACCTCAAGGAATTCGGGATCCTCCCGGACAGCCAAGCCTGA
- a CDS encoding YcxB family protein, whose translation MTLQYEITLDDLVAFNLYHFDHSRAVLRNRWLSRYVVPVMLGLLIAVIDFPPPLILILSWILFTGLWIATWPWIERRITRKHVTRFLLEGQNKAMVGKHALKLLPNSIVETTEYGETTVGWAAVEKIIRADDVIYVYGSAVTAFVVPRRAFQTEEAFDEFFQTAEKLKR comes from the coding sequence ATGACTTTACAGTATGAAATCACTCTGGATGATCTAGTGGCCTTTAATCTTTATCATTTTGATCATTCGCGAGCTGTTTTGCGGAACCGGTGGCTCAGCCGGTACGTTGTGCCGGTCATGCTGGGATTGCTCATTGCGGTCATCGACTTCCCGCCGCCCCTGATCTTGATCCTTTCATGGATTTTGTTTACCGGACTGTGGATCGCAACGTGGCCCTGGATTGAACGAAGAATAACAAGAAAACACGTAACCCGCTTTCTCCTCGAAGGACAAAACAAAGCAATGGTTGGAAAACATGCTCTGAAGCTCCTTCCCAATTCAATAGTCGAGACTACCGAGTACGGCGAGACCACAGTCGGTTGGGCCGCGGTGGAAAAAATAATCAGAGCGGATGATGTGATCTACGTTTACGGGAGCGCTGTGACTGCTTTTGTGGTGCCAAGGCGTGCATTTCAGACCGAAGAAGCCTTCGACGAGTTTTTCCAAACCGCGGAGAAGCTCAAGAGATAG
- a CDS encoding ABC transporter substrate-binding protein, whose protein sequence is MKTKGLLVLLVIFLALMSGNSEAADVPGVTDTEVVVGVTTPLSGPAALWGVTGQGMKAWADYVNEQGGVNGRKIKVILKDDAYNPTRALANLQEMKGNVFAVCGLLGTAILNAAKDFFLENKIPLITAYGDVRIWEKMPKDKRGYVFISYPDYEDEAEYLAKYAVNKLGAKKLALFYQNDDYGKEAMTGVKKALDAEKGKGELAGAVPYEVTERALSTHALKMKETGADTVLIYTTPTHGALILKEMAKIDYRPKALTTFTLGDPIMYKVAGDVWEGTYIALPGNSGIPGADPASDKVAEIMLKYDPQIKGKEYLALFGAVSMMHFVEGLKKAGKNLTPESMIKGMEQIKDWKPEGIGAPVTYTADRRHGVNASRMSQAQKGKHVPLEDYTIFKPRF, encoded by the coding sequence ATGAAGACCAAAGGACTTCTTGTTTTGTTGGTGATCTTTCTGGCCTTGATGTCAGGGAATTCCGAGGCCGCAGACGTTCCCGGCGTGACGGATACTGAGGTCGTCGTGGGGGTGACCACTCCATTGTCCGGTCCTGCCGCTCTGTGGGGTGTTACCGGTCAAGGCATGAAAGCTTGGGCGGACTACGTCAATGAACAAGGCGGAGTCAACGGCCGCAAGATCAAAGTGATACTGAAGGATGACGCCTACAATCCAACCCGCGCCCTAGCCAATCTTCAGGAAATGAAAGGCAATGTGTTTGCAGTTTGCGGTTTGCTGGGCACAGCGATTCTCAATGCAGCAAAAGATTTCTTCCTGGAGAACAAGATTCCGTTGATCACAGCTTACGGGGATGTGCGCATCTGGGAAAAAATGCCGAAAGACAAACGTGGCTACGTATTTATCTCGTATCCGGACTATGAAGACGAGGCGGAATACCTGGCCAAATACGCTGTCAATAAGCTGGGAGCAAAAAAGCTGGCCCTATTCTATCAGAATGATGATTACGGCAAGGAGGCAATGACCGGAGTCAAGAAAGCTCTGGACGCGGAGAAAGGCAAAGGAGAGCTTGCCGGAGCGGTGCCTTACGAGGTTACCGAAAGAGCCCTCTCTACCCATGCACTGAAGATGAAGGAAACGGGAGCGGACACAGTTCTCATCTATACAACCCCAACCCACGGGGCCCTGATCCTCAAGGAAATGGCCAAGATCGACTATCGGCCCAAGGCTCTGACAACTTTCACCCTCGGCGACCCCATAATGTATAAGGTTGCCGGTGACGTGTGGGAAGGGACATATATTGCCCTGCCCGGGAATTCAGGTATCCCGGGAGCCGATCCCGCGTCCGACAAAGTCGCGGAAATCATGTTGAAATACGATCCGCAGATCAAAGGCAAAGAATACCTGGCGTTGTTCGGGGCCGTCTCGATGATGCACTTTGTCGAGGGGCTCAAAAAGGCGGGCAAAAACCTGACTCCTGAATCCATGATCAAAGGCATGGAACAGATCAAGGATTGGAAGCCCGAGGGCATAGGAGCGCCGGTCACATATACCGCGGATCGCCGCCACGGGGTCAACGCTTCCCGCATGAGTCAAGCCCAAAAGGGCAAACACGTTCCGCTGGAAGACTACACGATTTTCAAACCGCGGTTCTAG
- a CDS encoding ABC transporter ATP-binding protein, which translates to MALLEVNKLFISFGGIRALSGVDLQVEEHEILTVIGPNGSGKTTLFNCISGVYQPTTGEVRFQGKSLNGLSPDAIAIRGIARTFQNLRLFLHMDVLDNLLLGRHAKFRKNPLHAVLRMRSEELRHREVVEEIIDFLDLQAYRQARVADCPYGVQKRVEMGRALALEPKLLMLDEPIAGLTSEEKEESAYRIMEIKGRFKTAILLVEHDLRIASRLADRMVAFESGIEIARGTPEEVQRNPEVIRAYLGDG; encoded by the coding sequence ATGGCTCTTCTCGAAGTCAATAAGCTGTTCATCAGTTTTGGAGGCATCCGCGCCCTATCGGGGGTCGACCTACAGGTTGAGGAGCATGAAATTCTGACGGTTATCGGTCCCAACGGTTCCGGCAAGACCACGCTCTTCAACTGTATTTCCGGGGTGTACCAGCCCACCACGGGGGAAGTACGGTTCCAGGGGAAGAGCCTTAACGGGCTCTCCCCAGACGCTATCGCGATTCGAGGGATAGCTCGGACGTTCCAAAACCTCAGGCTTTTCCTCCATATGGATGTCCTCGATAACTTACTCCTGGGCAGGCACGCTAAATTCCGGAAGAATCCCCTTCACGCTGTCCTGCGGATGAGAAGTGAGGAATTGCGGCACCGCGAAGTGGTGGAGGAGATCATTGACTTTCTGGATCTTCAGGCTTATCGGCAGGCGCGGGTGGCAGACTGCCCTTACGGCGTCCAGAAACGTGTGGAAATGGGACGTGCCCTTGCTTTGGAGCCCAAACTTCTCATGCTCGACGAGCCCATTGCAGGTCTGACTTCCGAAGAAAAAGAGGAGTCAGCCTATCGAATCATGGAAATCAAGGGCAGGTTCAAGACTGCCATACTACTGGTAGAGCACGATCTTCGTATAGCGTCGAGGCTTGCGGATAGGATGGTGGCGTTCGAGTCCGGCATAGAGATAGCTAGAGGGACCCCGGAGGAAGTTCAACGCAATCCGGAGGTTATCAGGGCCTATCTGGGCGACGGCTGA
- a CDS encoding ABC transporter ATP-binding protein: MVDQQTSEPLLKIAGIETLYFDRIYALHGLSLQVKEKEIFAVLGPNGAGKTTLLKTIAGLLKDQPKKGIIEFTGRRIHRLAPERIASLGVVYVPEDRGLFRELTVEENLDLGCWGRKDKGIRDDLEHLYKLFPILKGRSRQQAETLSGGEQQMLAIARAMLRRPKLLMLDEPSLGLAPMVARVVYDALREISQGGTTILLVEQNARLALSIANYGYIMEAGRIVLEGTAEQLSENEDVQELYLGLGGEAAASPKGWRLYKKRRRW, from the coding sequence ATGGTGGATCAGCAAACGTCAGAGCCCCTTCTCAAGATCGCGGGTATAGAAACCTTATATTTTGACAGAATCTATGCGCTTCACGGGCTTTCTCTGCAGGTCAAGGAAAAGGAAATTTTTGCCGTCCTGGGGCCGAACGGGGCGGGGAAAACCACGCTGCTCAAGACCATAGCAGGGCTTCTCAAGGACCAACCCAAAAAAGGAATCATAGAATTCACAGGACGGCGCATTCATCGGCTCGCCCCGGAGCGGATCGCATCCCTGGGGGTTGTGTACGTGCCGGAAGATCGGGGCTTATTTCGCGAACTGACCGTTGAAGAAAACCTTGACCTCGGGTGCTGGGGACGCAAAGACAAGGGCATCCGTGATGATCTGGAACACCTGTACAAATTGTTCCCCATTCTCAAGGGGAGATCGCGGCAACAGGCTGAAACTCTCTCCGGTGGAGAGCAGCAGATGCTGGCCATAGCAAGAGCAATGCTCCGAAGGCCAAAGCTGCTAATGCTCGATGAGCCTTCCCTGGGCTTAGCTCCAATGGTGGCAAGGGTGGTCTACGACGCTCTTCGAGAAATTAGTCAGGGCGGAACGACCATCCTGCTGGTTGAACAGAACGCTCGCCTTGCACTGAGCATCGCGAATTACGGATACATAATGGAAGCCGGACGCATTGTCCTGGAAGGCACGGCCGAACAGCTTTCAGAAAACGAGGACGTGCAGGAGCTTTACCTCGGCCTGGGCGGAGAGGCCGCTGCGTCTCCCAAGGGATGGAGACTCTACAAGAAGAGGAGGAGATGGTAA
- a CDS encoding AMP-binding protein yields the protein MPVEAQSFPELFFKQVERKKDAVALRHKEYGIWKRISWTEYGTRAKEVAAALISSGIQPGDAVAILGDNCPEWLFCHIGTMSAGGVTCGVYPTSAAEQVAYVVGHSEAKVLFVEDEEQVDKVLQILDELKVAQIVVWDPKGLWGFAHEQIVFFDEYLERGREKLRQDPQCVDRRMKAIKPDDTAMIIYTSGTTGRPKGAMISHHNILSITESFMSASQAFESDEMVSYLPLAHIYENLISLFMSVRAGSTVNFVESMDTLSQNLREVSPTIFCSVPRIWEKFSSMIEIKMSDAPPVKRTLYRISMALGMRYVKTKAGSNERFLWSFLYWPFYWLVLWHLKRQLGFERVRWAVCAAAPASPELFEYYNALGIPLREGYGQTESSGVIAIQRIDRPRWGYVGEPVEGMETKIADDGEILVKGAGVFKGYFKDPELTASTIVDGWLHTGDVGVMDDGFLKILDRKKDILITAGGKNITPAFIENKLKFSTYIQDAVVIGDGRKFLSALILIDEDNVTKYAQDHRVPFTTFADLTQNPEIHKLIEQEVSKVNKTLSQVESIKKFALLPRRFYEEDGDVTPTKKVKRRFLEKRYADLIDSLYRK from the coding sequence ATGCCGGTAGAGGCTCAAAGCTTCCCGGAGCTTTTCTTCAAGCAGGTGGAACGCAAGAAGGATGCAGTGGCTCTGCGGCACAAGGAATACGGCATCTGGAAGAGGATCTCCTGGACCGAATATGGGACGCGGGCCAAAGAGGTGGCAGCCGCTCTTATTTCTTCGGGGATTCAGCCGGGAGACGCGGTGGCCATCCTCGGGGACAACTGTCCTGAATGGCTCTTCTGTCATATCGGGACCATGTCTGCCGGCGGTGTCACTTGTGGCGTGTATCCTACCTCCGCCGCGGAGCAAGTGGCCTACGTGGTAGGCCATTCCGAAGCCAAAGTCCTGTTCGTGGAAGATGAAGAACAAGTTGATAAGGTGCTCCAAATCCTCGATGAACTCAAAGTGGCCCAAATTGTTGTCTGGGACCCTAAAGGCTTATGGGGTTTCGCCCATGAGCAAATCGTTTTTTTTGACGAGTATCTCGAACGCGGCAGGGAAAAGCTGCGCCAGGACCCGCAATGCGTCGATCGGCGGATGAAAGCGATCAAGCCGGATGATACGGCAATGATCATTTACACATCAGGTACCACCGGCCGCCCCAAAGGCGCAATGATCAGCCACCACAATATTCTGAGTATCACTGAGTCGTTCATGTCGGCCAGCCAGGCCTTCGAATCCGATGAAATGGTCTCTTATCTGCCCCTCGCTCACATTTATGAAAATCTCATCTCACTCTTTATGTCGGTCCGGGCCGGGTCAACGGTGAATTTCGTCGAGAGCATGGACACGCTTTCGCAGAACCTTCGTGAAGTATCTCCGACAATTTTCTGCAGCGTGCCTCGAATCTGGGAAAAGTTTTCCTCAATGATCGAAATTAAAATGTCCGACGCGCCTCCGGTTAAGAGAACCCTTTACCGTATTAGTATGGCCCTCGGTATGCGCTACGTGAAAACCAAGGCCGGGAGTAACGAACGGTTTCTCTGGAGCTTTCTATACTGGCCGTTCTACTGGCTGGTGCTTTGGCATTTGAAGCGCCAACTTGGCTTTGAACGAGTCAGATGGGCGGTGTGTGCGGCTGCACCGGCATCACCTGAGCTTTTCGAGTATTACAATGCCTTGGGCATTCCTCTGAGGGAAGGGTACGGCCAAACTGAGAGCAGCGGCGTAATCGCGATCCAGCGCATCGATCGACCCAGATGGGGATACGTAGGCGAGCCCGTGGAAGGCATGGAAACCAAAATCGCGGACGATGGAGAGATTTTGGTCAAAGGGGCCGGAGTCTTTAAAGGATATTTCAAAGACCCGGAGCTAACCGCGTCAACCATTGTAGACGGATGGCTCCATACTGGAGATGTCGGGGTTATGGATGATGGGTTTCTCAAGATCCTCGATCGGAAAAAGGACATTCTTATCACGGCCGGAGGGAAAAACATCACGCCAGCGTTCATTGAAAACAAGCTTAAGTTCAGCACTTACATACAGGACGCTGTGGTCATTGGCGACGGCCGCAAGTTCCTGTCGGCCCTCATACTGATTGATGAGGACAATGTAACCAAATACGCTCAGGACCACAGGGTCCCCTTCACTACTTTCGCAGACCTGACACAAAATCCGGAAATTCACAAACTCATTGAGCAGGAAGTCTCCAAAGTTAACAAGACGCTTTCCCAGGTAGAATCCATCAAGAAATTCGCGCTGCTTCCCAGGAGATTCTACGAAGAAGACGGCGATGTCACCCCTACCAAGAAAGTGAAAAGGCGTTTCCTGGAAAAGCGTTACGCAGACCTAATAGACTCCCTTTACCGAAAATGA
- a CDS encoding branched-chain amino acid ABC transporter permease: MDLIQSYREELQLIRKPWTRVWVGAIVLALFLLPLYGPEHVTYIATIICIYAIGVQGQNLLIGYTGQISFGQAGFLAIGAFTFGHLARLDIPWPVTLLCSGVTAGLFGVLVGFPSLRLKGPYLAIATMGFGIAVYQILANSELLSGGRMGLTVPKLTPILGMSKITFNYYFNFIIALLFTLASYNIISSYMGRAFIAIRDNDIAAEVVGVNLTHYKLLSFAVSSFYTGIQGGLYALFIGYLEPNMFTFMESITLFVAVIIGGLASVEGAIMGAVFVILVPQLLSSFKQMVPVIFGVTILVILIFEPLGLAGRWYKTRLYLRNWPFR; the protein is encoded by the coding sequence ATGGACTTGATACAATCCTATCGCGAAGAGCTTCAACTCATTCGAAAACCCTGGACCCGTGTGTGGGTCGGCGCCATCGTGCTAGCGCTGTTTCTACTGCCCTTGTACGGGCCGGAACACGTAACGTACATCGCAACTATCATTTGCATCTATGCCATCGGTGTGCAGGGCCAGAACCTCCTTATCGGATACACCGGCCAGATATCTTTTGGGCAGGCGGGCTTTCTGGCCATCGGCGCTTTCACTTTCGGCCACCTGGCTCGGTTGGATATCCCCTGGCCGGTGACTCTGCTGTGCTCCGGAGTCACGGCGGGGCTATTCGGCGTCCTTGTAGGATTTCCTTCTCTTCGGCTGAAAGGGCCGTACCTGGCCATCGCTACAATGGGGTTCGGAATCGCGGTCTACCAAATTCTGGCGAACTCCGAACTTCTGTCCGGCGGTCGCATGGGGCTGACGGTTCCGAAACTGACGCCCATCCTGGGCATGTCCAAGATCACCTTTAATTACTATTTTAATTTCATTATAGCTCTGCTCTTCACTTTAGCTTCGTACAACATCATTTCGTCGTACATGGGCCGCGCATTCATAGCGATACGAGACAACGATATCGCTGCGGAAGTCGTTGGAGTGAATCTTACCCACTACAAACTGCTATCTTTCGCTGTCAGCTCTTTCTACACGGGCATTCAGGGTGGGCTTTACGCCCTATTTATCGGATACCTGGAACCGAACATGTTCACCTTCATGGAGTCCATCACCCTGTTCGTCGCTGTGATCATCGGCGGGTTGGCGTCAGTGGAAGGCGCTATCATGGGAGCCGTCTTTGTCATCCTCGTGCCGCAGCTCCTGAGTTCGTTCAAGCAAATGGTCCCGGTGATCTTCGGCGTAACAATACTTGTCATCCTAATATTCGAACCCCTCGGCCTCGCAGGCCGCTGGTACAAAACAAGACTCTACCTCCGAAACTGGCCGTTTCGGTAG
- a CDS encoding branched-chain amino acid ABC transporter permease codes for MQQFGQYFISGLSTGSLYALVALGLVLIYRSTRILNFAHGDITTFGTFVAFMLLGMDSPFSVAYGVALLAGAALAMAFYFVILVPAQRRDATQLGQIILTLGLGLILQGVISYFGGTEPQAFPFPLSETKIYRLGGITISQLSLGTLGISLLCCLLFYLLVQKTRLGLAMRATSENLTAAQTLGIPTRSILAFSWGLASALGVVAGLFLAPALLLDPFFMLEPFLKGFAAAILGGLNSLPGAIVGGLLLGIAEALTGGYLSIAFKNSLAFIVIIFVLLLRPEGLLGEEFKERV; via the coding sequence ATGCAGCAATTTGGTCAGTATTTTATTTCGGGGTTATCGACGGGCAGTCTTTATGCGTTGGTAGCGTTGGGGCTGGTATTGATTTACCGTTCCACACGAATCCTAAATTTTGCGCATGGAGATATTACGACCTTCGGGACGTTCGTGGCTTTCATGCTGCTGGGGATGGATTCGCCTTTCAGCGTGGCATATGGTGTTGCCCTGCTTGCCGGCGCGGCGCTGGCCATGGCGTTTTATTTTGTCATCCTGGTGCCCGCTCAGAGGCGTGATGCCACTCAACTGGGGCAGATCATTCTTACTTTGGGACTAGGTCTCATTCTTCAGGGCGTCATATCGTACTTTGGCGGGACTGAACCTCAGGCTTTCCCATTTCCCTTGTCTGAAACGAAGATTTATAGGCTCGGCGGCATCACCATAAGTCAGTTGAGCCTTGGGACTCTGGGGATCAGTTTGCTGTGCTGTCTCCTGTTTTACCTGCTCGTGCAAAAAACCCGTTTGGGCCTGGCCATGAGGGCCACTTCGGAGAATCTGACCGCTGCTCAGACTCTCGGAATTCCGACGCGAAGCATATTGGCCTTTTCCTGGGGCCTTGCGTCAGCCCTGGGCGTGGTGGCCGGGCTCTTCCTCGCGCCAGCTCTGCTTCTCGATCCATTCTTCATGCTGGAACCTTTCCTTAAGGGGTTTGCCGCTGCAATACTCGGAGGACTCAACAGCCTTCCGGGCGCGATTGTCGGCGGACTCCTCCTGGGCATAGCGGAAGCCCTCACCGGTGGGTACCTCTCCATCGCGTTCAAGAACAGCCTCGCATTTATTGTTATTATCTTTGTGCTGCTCCTCAGACCGGAAGGGTTGCTGGGAGAAGAGTTCAAGGAGAGGGTTTAG
- a CDS encoding TetR/AcrR family transcriptional regulator: protein MKARILVAARRVFGEYGFHGATTRMIAEEVGIDISTLHYHWGEKGDLYQAVVLDINEDLRQQLIEVESVIHGLPLAQRMDIAIDMMTDYLFDHSEISNLILFRYFAKTRDESILDIHVPELISDIARSMGLCSDKRAVPKPESMKVLAVMNAIYSFISGEDFFRSMLKVKRDEYTSMVKQTLKFILLPAFAGGQTTGETV, encoded by the coding sequence ATGAAGGCGAGAATCCTTGTCGCGGCTCGACGCGTATTTGGGGAATACGGGTTTCATGGCGCTACCACAAGGATGATCGCCGAGGAAGTCGGGATTGACATTTCAACCCTGCACTACCACTGGGGAGAAAAGGGCGACCTTTACCAAGCGGTGGTCCTGGATATCAACGAAGACCTGCGCCAACAGCTCATTGAAGTGGAATCCGTGATTCACGGTCTGCCGCTGGCCCAGCGGATGGACATCGCAATTGATATGATGACCGACTATCTCTTCGACCATTCCGAAATCTCCAACCTCATTCTGTTTCGTTACTTTGCCAAGACTCGGGATGAATCTATCCTGGATATTCATGTGCCGGAGCTTATCTCCGATATTGCTCGCTCCATGGGGCTTTGCAGCGACAAGAGGGCAGTTCCGAAGCCTGAGAGCATGAAAGTCCTGGCCGTTATGAATGCGATATACAGCTTCATCTCCGGTGAGGATTTTTTTCGATCCATGCTCAAGGTAAAAAGGGACGAATACACCTCGATGGTGAAACAAACCCTGAAGTTCATTCTGTTGCCCGCGTTCGCTGGTGGGCAAACAACCGGAGAAACGGTATAG
- a CDS encoding SDR family NAD(P)-dependent oxidoreductase, with product MALDLGSIGKKIGPVTREYDWKDVVLYALGVGAGFDDLEYCYESRLKVIPSFSIGAVFDFLAQVGISANVDLAGVLHGEQDLIFHNPIPVEGTLSTEGSITHIYDKGADKGALVVAEADTYHSNGQRLFTNICTVFGRRDGGFGGPDSPKEPVEFPDRPPDFEEHAVPSTNQPLLYRLSGDIFALHVDPEFARLSGFEKPIMHGLCTHGYACRAVIKHLFPGEPERMKRFRNRFSRTIYPGVPIKTQIWKLEEGKALFRTINAETGEVIIDRGVVEWLTREEMEDRDRKQGIRFDGRVAIVTGAGAGLGRTYALELAKRGAKVVVNDLGGARDGSGGGSASPADKVVEEIRALGGDAVATYDSVGTAEGGQAIVSKAVEAYGGVDILINNAGILRDKSLAKMEPQEWSGVLSVHLDGAYNVTRPAFLKMREAGYGRIIFTTSAAGLFGNFGQTNYSAGKMALVGLMNTLRFEGEKHNIKVNAIAPLATTRLTDDLLPPDLTSKLKPELVAPLVVYLCSEQCPVTGSIYNAGMGYYSRSAIVTGQGATIGSGKEIPSPEQVAGQMKSIASLEGAKEYAGATAVLMAMLENLTPKPDEQGAAAPGLTVQKVFDRIADAFQPEKAAGVDVVFQFRLTGPSGGVWQMIIKDARCEAKAGEHASPTTTINMSDEDFLSLIAGKLNAMQAYTSGKLKIQGDLMKSQLIEKLFKFGSI from the coding sequence ATGGCTCTTGATCTTGGGAGTATTGGCAAGAAGATCGGTCCTGTGACCAGGGAGTACGACTGGAAGGATGTCGTGCTTTATGCGCTCGGTGTGGGGGCTGGGTTTGATGATCTGGAATACTGTTATGAGAGTCGGCTGAAGGTCATCCCCAGTTTTTCCATCGGAGCGGTGTTCGACTTCCTTGCGCAGGTCGGAATCAGTGCAAATGTGGACCTCGCGGGTGTGCTCCACGGGGAACAGGACCTCATTTTTCACAACCCCATTCCCGTCGAGGGAACGCTTTCCACAGAAGGCTCGATCACTCACATTTACGATAAGGGCGCGGACAAGGGCGCACTGGTGGTGGCCGAGGCCGACACGTACCATTCCAACGGTCAGAGGCTTTTCACCAATATCTGCACGGTCTTCGGTCGTCGCGACGGCGGCTTTGGAGGCCCTGACTCGCCCAAAGAGCCCGTGGAGTTCCCGGACCGGCCGCCGGATTTCGAGGAGCACGCGGTCCCTTCGACCAATCAGCCGTTGCTGTACAGGCTAAGTGGGGACATTTTCGCGCTTCACGTGGACCCCGAGTTCGCGCGGCTTAGCGGCTTTGAAAAGCCGATCATGCATGGCCTGTGCACTCACGGTTACGCGTGCAGAGCGGTGATCAAGCACTTGTTCCCCGGCGAGCCTGAGCGAATGAAGCGTTTCCGCAACCGGTTTTCGCGGACTATCTATCCGGGCGTGCCTATAAAGACCCAGATATGGAAACTTGAGGAGGGCAAGGCCCTCTTTAGGACGATCAACGCGGAGACGGGTGAAGTGATCATCGACCGCGGGGTTGTGGAATGGTTGACACGCGAAGAGATGGAAGATCGCGACCGCAAGCAGGGGATACGGTTTGATGGAAGAGTGGCAATCGTAACCGGCGCAGGAGCGGGCCTCGGCCGTACCTATGCTTTGGAATTGGCCAAGCGTGGAGCGAAAGTCGTGGTCAATGACCTCGGGGGAGCCAGAGATGGTTCGGGCGGTGGATCTGCCAGCCCCGCGGACAAGGTGGTGGAGGAAATCCGAGCCTTGGGTGGCGATGCGGTAGCCACCTACGATTCCGTGGGCACGGCCGAAGGCGGCCAAGCCATCGTGAGCAAGGCTGTGGAGGCCTATGGCGGCGTAGATATACTGATAAACAATGCGGGAATCCTTCGCGACAAGAGCCTGGCAAAGATGGAGCCGCAGGAATGGTCCGGCGTGCTTTCAGTGCATCTTGACGGCGCGTACAACGTAACCCGGCCCGCGTTTCTGAAAATGCGAGAGGCCGGTTACGGCAGAATCATCTTTACTACCTCCGCGGCAGGGCTTTTCGGGAATTTCGGCCAAACAAACTATTCCGCCGGCAAGATGGCGCTGGTCGGCCTGATGAACACTCTCCGGTTTGAGGGCGAAAAGCACAACATCAAGGTCAACGCGATTGCGCCGTTAGCGACGACGCGATTGACCGACGACCTTCTCCCTCCGGATCTGACGTCAAAGCTCAAGCCGGAATTGGTAGCGCCGCTGGTGGTTTACCTGTGCTCTGAGCAGTGCCCGGTGACGGGATCGATCTACAACGCGGGCATGGGCTATTACAGCCGCTCCGCAATTGTCACCGGCCAGGGGGCTACTATCGGCAGCGGGAAGGAGATCCCCAGCCCGGAACAGGTGGCCGGCCAAATGAAAAGCATAGCTTCTCTCGAAGGGGCGAAAGAATATGCCGGAGCCACGGCGGTTCTGATGGCCATGTTGGAGAATTTGACTCCGAAGCCCGATGAGCAGGGTGCAGCAGCCCCCGGCCTGACTGTCCAAAAGGTCTTTGATCGAATCGCTGACGCTTTTCAGCCGGAAAAGGCTGCGGGAGTGGATGTGGTATTCCAGTTCCGGCTCACCGGCCCGAGTGGGGGCGTCTGGCAGATGATTATCAAAGACGCGAGATGCGAAGCTAAGGCTGGAGAGCATGCCAGCCCTACAACTACGATCAACATGTCCGATGAGGATTTTCTGAGTCTGATTGCCGGAAAGCTGAACGCGATGCAGGCGTACACTTCAGGCAAGTTGAAAATCCAGGGTGATCTGATGAAGTCCCAACTCATCGAGAAGTTGTTCAAGTTTGGATCCATCTAA